A genomic segment from Eisenibacter elegans DSM 3317 encodes:
- a CDS encoding ion transporter, with translation METFRKKLVELFDLNPIEDPLLRQIERTFYVLILVSTVAVILETFPHIDARFNFSLEVLESFVTIIFLIELILRLWTLKEIFGQHPTRWDRFLILFYLFIDALAVVPALVFALLGNHHDYFLTFRLLRMFKAFRHDHSVELVLKAILRKRQELLRSAILVLISAVFLSVVLYEAEHNFELGDPKKLAKLEQKTPFKDIYSTLTWTFSFFVGDPAGYQENDMSPITPTGRGVAMLIGLLNIAVLVIPTAIIASGFIEAVEEEQLTSSYSRLKEAFRPKYNEVLEIPVYERPRTVMTVQNALNIYENQLYKIVALQDGFRVRSVQSAEDEKYNDTNLLEFFGYGRLTPYGVHMPQETPGFKSLVVCPRSESQVGIGYFAYCTAALLQKPLLSNERFQKHALAANLDMDFWDTDYLVEPPPGLRPSSKEYRKLPIKTRALFAFKKDIRHYIAQGISRVVIIDYSTELGEQPFAIEPCFDDPRPLAVWLRSQNLLVTKLLVNVKTLEQYSYLRYIREASEALRAYWKTYEQKPPEPPAPKTTRKPNNRRKPRNGQK, from the coding sequence TTGGAAACTTTCCGCAAAAAACTAGTCGAACTATTTGACCTTAACCCGATTGAAGACCCGCTATTGCGGCAAATCGAGCGGACTTTTTATGTCCTCATCTTGGTCAGTACAGTGGCTGTTATTTTAGAAACCTTCCCTCATATTGATGCCCGCTTCAATTTCAGCCTCGAAGTATTGGAGAGTTTCGTAACAATCATATTTTTGATAGAGCTTATCCTGAGACTGTGGACACTCAAAGAAATTTTCGGGCAACACCCCACACGCTGGGACAGATTTTTGATTCTATTCTACCTTTTTATCGATGCGCTGGCTGTAGTACCTGCGCTGGTATTTGCGCTTTTGGGCAATCATCACGACTATTTCCTCACCTTCCGCCTCTTGCGGATGTTCAAGGCCTTCCGTCACGACCACTCCGTAGAGCTGGTGCTCAAGGCCATTTTGCGCAAAAGACAGGAGCTGCTCCGCTCGGCCATCTTAGTGCTGATTTCGGCAGTCTTTTTGTCAGTGGTGTTATATGAAGCTGAGCATAACTTCGAGCTAGGAGACCCTAAAAAACTCGCCAAACTAGAACAGAAAACCCCTTTTAAGGACATTTATTCGACGCTGACCTGGACTTTCTCCTTCTTCGTAGGCGACCCTGCCGGGTATCAGGAAAATGATATGAGCCCCATCACACCCACCGGGCGCGGGGTAGCTATGTTGATTGGTTTGCTCAATATTGCTGTTTTGGTCATCCCTACGGCCATCATTGCCTCTGGCTTTATTGAAGCCGTAGAAGAAGAGCAGCTCACCTCCAGCTATTCGAGACTCAAAGAAGCTTTTAGGCCAAAATACAACGAAGTACTCGAAATACCTGTATATGAGCGCCCCCGTACCGTGATGACTGTCCAAAATGCGCTGAATATCTACGAAAACCAACTCTACAAAATCGTAGCCCTACAAGATGGCTTCCGGGTACGTTCAGTACAATCTGCCGAAGACGAAAAGTACAACGATACCAACCTGTTAGAGTTCTTTGGCTATGGCCGCCTCACGCCCTACGGCGTACATATGCCCCAAGAAACTCCCGGCTTCAAGAGCCTTGTGGTCTGCCCACGCAGCGAGTCGCAGGTCGGCATTGGGTATTTTGCTTATTGTACGGCAGCCTTACTCCAAAAACCGCTGTTGTCTAACGAACGGTTTCAGAAACACGCCCTTGCCGCAAATCTGGATATGGATTTTTGGGATACAGACTACCTTGTGGAGCCGCCCCCCGGCCTAAGGCCCAGCTCTAAGGAGTATCGAAAGCTGCCTATCAAAACCAGAGCCTTGTTTGCTTTCAAGAAAGATATCCGACACTATATCGCCCAAGGTATCAGCCGCGTGGTCATCATCGATTATAGTACTGAGCTAGGAGAGCAGCCCTTCGCCATAGAGCCTTGCTTCGATGATCCACGCCCGCTGGCTGTGTGGTTGCGCTCCCAAAATTTACTCGTAACCAAGCTCTTGGTCAATGTCAAAACCCTAGAACAATACTCCTACCTGCGTTATATCCGTGAGGCCAGTGAGGCGTTGAGAGCATATTGGAAAACTTATGAGCAAAAACCTCCTGAGCCGCCAGCTCCAAAAACTACCCGAAAACCCAACAACAGACGCAAACCACGGAATGGCCAGAAGTAA
- the aroC gene encoding chorismate synthase, with protein MNTFGHLFKITTFGESHGTAVGVVIDGCPAGIPFDLEAVQAELDRRRPGQSAIVTQRKEADRVQVLSGVFEGLTTGMPITLSVWNEDAKSKDYSHIAQQYRPSHADYTYQVKYGLRDYRGGGRSSARETLARVAAGAVAKMLLQPLGIRIQAYVSQVGDIKLEQPYNTLDLNQTETNDIRCPDPATAEAMIARIREVRKAGDTIGGVVSALIQGVPVGWGEPVFAKLHALLGGAMLSINAAKGFEYGSGFEGVAMLGSAHNDTFYQDETGRIRTRTNHSGGIQGGISNGEDIYFRVAFKPVATLMQDQESIDHQGQPVVVSGKGRHDPCVVPRAVPIVEAMAALVLADLYLIHQAKSYTKANQH; from the coding sequence ATGAACACTTTCGGACATTTATTCAAGATAACTACTTTTGGCGAGTCGCACGGTACTGCTGTAGGAGTAGTGATAGATGGCTGCCCTGCGGGCATACCCTTCGACCTAGAGGCCGTTCAGGCAGAACTAGACCGCCGCCGCCCCGGCCAGTCGGCCATCGTTACCCAGCGCAAAGAGGCTGACCGTGTGCAGGTACTGTCTGGTGTTTTTGAAGGCCTCACCACAGGTATGCCCATTACCCTCAGTGTGTGGAATGAAGATGCCAAAAGCAAGGATTATAGCCACATAGCCCAACAATACCGCCCCTCACACGCCGACTATACCTACCAAGTCAAATATGGCCTGCGCGACTATCGCGGGGGAGGGCGAAGCTCAGCACGCGAAACCCTAGCCCGGGTAGCCGCCGGAGCTGTGGCCAAAATGCTGTTACAGCCCTTAGGCATTCGAATACAGGCCTATGTCTCACAAGTAGGCGACATCAAGCTCGAACAACCCTACAACACCCTAGACCTCAACCAAACCGAAACAAACGATATCCGCTGCCCCGACCCAGCCACTGCCGAGGCGATGATTGCACGCATACGCGAAGTCCGTAAGGCAGGAGACACCATCGGCGGGGTTGTCAGCGCACTTATCCAAGGGGTACCCGTAGGTTGGGGAGAGCCAGTATTTGCCAAGCTACACGCCTTGTTGGGCGGCGCAATGTTGAGTATCAACGCCGCCAAAGGATTTGAGTATGGCTCAGGCTTTGAAGGGGTGGCGATGCTAGGCTCAGCACACAACGATACTTTCTATCAAGATGAAACCGGACGCATACGTACCCGTACTAATCACTCGGGGGGAATACAGGGAGGAATCAGCAACGGAGAAGATATCTACTTTCGGGTGGCTTTCAAACCCGTCGCAACCCTGATGCAAGACCAAGAAAGCATCGACCACCAAGGGCAGCCTGTAGTCGTATCGGGTAAAGGCCGACACGACCCCTGCGTAGTCCCACGTGCTGTCCCTATTGTAGAGGCTATGGCCGCCCTAGTATTGGCTGACCTCTACCTTATACACCAAGCCAAAAGCTATACCAAGGCGAATCAACACTAA
- a CDS encoding helical backbone metal receptor — MPTVQDQMGREVQVPEAPQRIISLVPSQTELLFELGLAHRVVGITKFCIHPKEACKNTTKIGGTKNFRFEHIAALQPDLIIGNKEENYREGIEQLATQYPVWMSDIYTLADSLEMMQTIGQLTQTEAAAQALVQEISLGFRGLASASVSAKPLRVLYLIWRKPWMAAGCDTFIHQMLEACGWQNALTDPKSRYPELSDADLKQLSPQVVLLSSEPYPFAEKHLADLQALLPEAKLLLVDGELFSWYGSRLRHAPAYFSTLQTTLGY, encoded by the coding sequence ATGCCTACCGTACAAGACCAAATGGGGAGAGAGGTGCAAGTACCAGAAGCTCCTCAACGCATCATTTCCTTAGTTCCCTCACAAACAGAGCTGCTCTTTGAGTTGGGCTTAGCACATCGGGTGGTTGGGATTACCAAATTCTGTATCCATCCGAAAGAGGCCTGCAAAAATACGACAAAAATAGGGGGAACCAAAAACTTCCGCTTCGAACACATTGCCGCTCTTCAGCCCGACCTCATCATTGGCAACAAAGAAGAAAACTATCGTGAAGGCATCGAGCAGTTGGCCACACAATACCCTGTGTGGATGAGCGACATCTATACCCTTGCTGATTCCTTGGAGATGATGCAAACCATCGGCCAACTGACTCAGACCGAGGCCGCCGCTCAGGCCTTGGTACAAGAAATCAGCCTAGGCTTTAGGGGTTTGGCCTCCGCCTCTGTGTCTGCTAAGCCTCTCCGTGTGTTGTATTTGATTTGGCGAAAGCCTTGGATGGCTGCCGGATGCGATACCTTTATCCACCAAATGTTGGAGGCTTGTGGCTGGCAGAACGCGCTTACTGACCCAAAAAGCCGCTATCCGGAGCTGAGCGATGCCGACCTAAAGCAGCTGAGTCCGCAGGTAGTGCTGCTCTCGTCGGAGCCATACCCTTTTGCCGAAAAGCATTTGGCCGACCTACAAGCGCTCTTGCCAGAGGCTAAATTATTGCTTGTAGATGGAGAACTGTTTTCATGGTATGGCAGTAGGCTGCGCCACGCCCCAGCTTATTTTAGCACATTACAGACTACACTGGGCTACTAG
- a CDS encoding TRAP transporter small permease subunit, whose protein sequence is MQWFSRKIHQLNEAVGRITAWLTSALVLLVSFDVVQRYFFKTTSVAFLDLEWHLFAMIFLLGAGYSLCHDQHVRVDVFYTRMSERQQAWVDLLGTLFFLLPFCVVMIYASFKYAFVSWSYNEGSADPGGLPARYVIKAMISIGFSLLFLQGLAMAIDAVAKIRKPKSPTDTPSTHP, encoded by the coding sequence ATGCAGTGGTTTAGCCGGAAGATTCACCAACTCAACGAGGCCGTAGGCCGTATTACGGCTTGGCTTACCAGCGCCTTGGTGCTCTTGGTGAGCTTTGATGTGGTACAGCGTTATTTTTTCAAAACCACCTCTGTCGCTTTTTTAGACTTGGAGTGGCACTTATTTGCGATGATATTCTTGTTGGGCGCGGGCTATTCTCTGTGTCACGACCAACACGTGCGGGTAGATGTGTTTTATACCCGTATGTCAGAACGGCAACAAGCATGGGTAGACTTGTTGGGCACCTTGTTTTTTTTGCTGCCTTTTTGTGTGGTAATGATTTATGCCTCTTTCAAGTATGCATTCGTTTCGTGGAGCTACAACGAAGGCTCTGCTGACCCTGGGGGGCTGCCGGCGCGTTATGTCATCAAGGCGATGATAAGCATCGGCTTCAGCCTGTTATTCTTGCAGGGTTTGGCTATGGCCATAGACGCAGTGGCTAAGATTCGTAAGCCCAAATCGCCAACAGATACGCCTTCTACCCACCCTTAA
- a CDS encoding tetratricopeptide repeat protein has product MDNTAKIEAYLNKLLSFQLKEQALSEAELREIALSSGISEHEYTQIQATADACITRGRAFMKHNNWQDAIPEFEQAATLRPFQASLYVALANAYQLKFVHTRNRQAQNTALEHANRALQIQPDNHEAIRIISEIRSGEQVAMSGSTAQNTKMVASVIIIVAMLIIGAVSGLIFWAASNNPDASSYPTDDNPAIVEIAKSEDEVFATPMVALELVKNNWSEKFDLQVHSSDFSPYDNAYSYTLLANLEPKGIEVSRLSIKYDLLDNNGNTVQSEVKEIVGNYKRMTYRSGDLIPIYILKHVSNVPKKDQPKITTIKVELYNIMAEEAPQNYETSETVTLEWLSGIKPANFDLAVRARHSEFTHYAHDSYHTAEMEFENTGNRSIKALRGEVIWLDQQQNIIGQHGFYIQTATDTPPLKRGQTRITNHTWGLKDKIKDPRQLSSFRVRIVSIE; this is encoded by the coding sequence ATGGACAATACCGCCAAGATAGAAGCTTATCTCAACAAATTGCTCAGCTTCCAGCTGAAGGAGCAGGCTTTGAGTGAGGCCGAGCTGCGCGAAATAGCCCTTAGCTCTGGTATTAGCGAGCACGAATATACCCAAATACAAGCAACTGCTGATGCTTGTATTACGCGGGGGCGAGCTTTTATGAAACACAACAACTGGCAGGATGCCATCCCGGAGTTTGAGCAAGCGGCTACGTTACGCCCTTTTCAAGCCTCACTCTATGTGGCGCTCGCCAATGCATATCAGCTCAAGTTTGTACATACCCGCAACCGACAAGCCCAAAACACAGCCCTCGAACACGCCAACCGCGCCCTACAAATCCAACCAGACAATCACGAAGCCATCCGCATTATCAGCGAAATCCGTAGCGGAGAGCAGGTAGCAATGTCGGGTAGCACCGCTCAAAATACAAAAATGGTGGCCAGTGTGATAATCATTGTGGCTATGCTCATCATCGGGGCCGTATCAGGCCTTATTTTTTGGGCTGCTTCAAACAACCCGGATGCATCAAGCTACCCCACTGATGACAATCCAGCCATCGTTGAGATTGCCAAAAGCGAAGACGAAGTGTTTGCCACTCCTATGGTTGCCCTAGAGCTTGTGAAGAATAATTGGAGCGAAAAATTTGATTTACAAGTACATAGCTCTGATTTTAGCCCCTATGACAACGCTTATAGCTATACTCTCTTGGCCAACCTAGAGCCCAAGGGCATAGAGGTAAGCCGTCTCTCCATAAAATATGACTTACTGGACAACAACGGCAATACTGTCCAGTCTGAAGTCAAAGAAATTGTTGGGAATTACAAACGAATGACCTATCGTAGTGGTGACCTAATCCCCATCTACATCCTAAAACACGTCAGCAATGTGCCTAAGAAAGACCAGCCCAAAATTACCACCATTAAGGTAGAGCTGTACAATATTATGGCCGAAGAAGCGCCCCAAAATTATGAAACCTCTGAGACAGTAACGTTAGAATGGCTCAGTGGGATAAAACCGGCCAATTTTGACCTAGCCGTGCGCGCACGCCACAGTGAGTTTACACATTATGCGCACGATAGCTACCATACCGCCGAAATGGAGTTTGAAAACACCGGCAACCGCAGCATCAAAGCCCTGCGCGGAGAAGTTATTTGGCTAGACCAACAACAAAACATCATTGGCCAACACGGGTTCTATATCCAAACCGCTACGGATACCCCACCCCTCAAACGTGGGCAAACACGTATCACAAATCACACTTGGGGGCTAAAAGACAAAATAAAAGACCCCCGCCAACTGAGCAGCTTTCGAGTACGTATCGTTTCGATAGAATGA
- a CDS encoding TRAP transporter large permease, with protein MDALPLLFFLLALICLLVGYPVAFTLGGLSVVVGLWLFDLDFFYLLALRTYGIMNNYVLIAVPLFVYMGMMLERSGIAERLLETMALLFGRIPGGLAISVVVVGTLLAASTGVVGATVVTMGLISLPTMLKRGYGIPLAAGTIAASGTLGQIIPPSVVLVLLGSVMGVSVGQLFTAAFIPGFSLVGLYLLYIVGYAVVYPARVPPIPAAELAAFRSGNFWRQVLMAFLLPMSLIVAVLGSIFFGIASPTEAAAVGAIGASLLTLLQGRLNLSTLQQVMRSTTHITVMVFLVLVGATAFSLVFRALKGDDYLIELIQAANLSPYAFLALVMVVMFVAGFFIDFIEIIFIIVPVVIPSFKAMGIDLVWVGVLMAMNLQTSFLTPPFGFSLFYLKGIAPPQVRTADIYRGIIPFVIIQGILLVAIICYPELVTWLPKQLK; from the coding sequence ATGGACGCACTGCCCTTGCTATTTTTCTTATTGGCTTTGATTTGTCTGCTTGTTGGCTATCCTGTAGCGTTTACGCTTGGGGGGCTATCAGTAGTGGTTGGCTTGTGGTTGTTTGACCTCGACTTTTTTTATCTCTTAGCGCTACGCACCTATGGCATCATGAACAACTACGTGCTGATTGCCGTGCCATTGTTTGTGTATATGGGGATGATGTTGGAGCGTTCGGGTATTGCTGAGCGCCTGCTCGAAACGATGGCCTTGCTTTTTGGTCGTATTCCGGGTGGGTTGGCCATTTCGGTAGTCGTCGTAGGAACCTTGCTGGCGGCCTCTACGGGGGTGGTTGGGGCTACTGTAGTTACGATGGGGCTGATTAGCCTGCCGACGATGCTCAAACGGGGCTACGGCATTCCCCTTGCCGCAGGGACCATTGCCGCCTCGGGTACACTGGGGCAGATTATCCCCCCGAGTGTGGTCTTGGTGCTTTTGGGTAGTGTGATGGGCGTATCAGTAGGGCAGTTGTTTACGGCAGCCTTTATTCCCGGCTTTAGTTTGGTAGGGTTATACCTGCTTTACATTGTGGGGTATGCTGTAGTATATCCTGCGCGAGTACCGCCTATTCCGGCAGCAGAGCTAGCAGCTTTTCGCTCGGGCAACTTTTGGAGGCAGGTATTGATGGCTTTTTTGCTGCCTATGTCCTTGATTGTGGCGGTATTGGGCTCTATCTTTTTTGGCATTGCCTCACCTACTGAGGCTGCCGCTGTGGGAGCTATTGGGGCTAGCCTGCTGACCTTGCTCCAAGGGCGGCTCAACTTGAGTACCCTCCAGCAGGTAATGCGCAGCACCACCCACATTACGGTGATGGTATTCTTGGTCTTGGTAGGAGCTACGGCCTTCTCATTGGTTTTTAGAGCCTTGAAAGGCGACGACTACCTCATAGAGTTGATTCAGGCGGCCAATCTCAGTCCCTATGCTTTTTTGGCCTTGGTGATGGTGGTGATGTTTGTCGCCGGGTTTTTCATTGATTTTATCGAGATTATCTTCATCATCGTGCCCGTGGTTATTCCTAGTTTCAAGGCTATGGGCATTGATTTGGTATGGGTAGGGGTATTGATGGCGATGAATTTGCAAACCTCCTTCTTGACACCGCCCTTTGGCTTTTCGTTGTTTTATCTCAAAGGAATTGCGCCCCCACAGGTGCGTACTGCCGATATTTATCGTGGGATAATCCCCTTTGTGATTATACAGGGCATCTTATTGGTAGCCATTATTTGCTACCCTGAGTTGGTTACTTGGTTGCCAAAGCAGCTCAAATAA
- a CDS encoding AAA family ATPase — translation MSQHTHNYIQYGTPCNAEEVIQFLAHTLNVNTKAEATGRLKTPLCIWGTHGIGKTQIVEHYAKQNGYAFRYIAPAQFEEMGDLIGMPKIKEVHNTEVTAFVPPEWVPTENGPGILLIDDVNRADDRILRGIMQLLQNYELASWKMPPQWHIVLTANPDGGDYSVTPMDFAFVTRMMHITLKFDVKQWALWAEKNEVDARGINFVLTYPEIVSGERTTPRTLVQFCEHIQPISDLAKQISLVKMLADACLDSATVTAFLAFVNNQLNQLLSPEQILYSKNFDKEVLEHLQTLTNQDTQRVDILSTITTRLVNHLLLNEQKKIATTALENLKKYLKMSFLPNDMRFLAVRDLVNSNNSAVQNIATDPELSKVLLSGAI, via the coding sequence ATGAGCCAACACACCCACAACTACATACAATATGGCACACCTTGCAATGCTGAGGAAGTCATCCAGTTTTTAGCCCATACCCTCAACGTAAACACCAAGGCCGAGGCCACAGGCCGCCTCAAGACCCCGCTCTGTATCTGGGGAACTCACGGCATCGGCAAAACACAAATTGTAGAACACTATGCCAAGCAAAATGGCTATGCTTTTCGTTATATCGCCCCTGCGCAGTTTGAGGAAATGGGAGACCTAATCGGTATGCCCAAAATCAAAGAAGTACACAACACTGAGGTTACTGCCTTTGTCCCTCCCGAATGGGTGCCAACAGAAAATGGCCCGGGAATTTTACTCATCGATGATGTCAACCGCGCTGATGACCGCATCCTGAGGGGCATTATGCAGCTCCTCCAAAACTATGAACTGGCCAGCTGGAAAATGCCACCGCAATGGCATATCGTCTTGACAGCCAACCCCGACGGGGGCGATTACTCGGTTACGCCGATGGATTTTGCCTTTGTTACCCGAATGATGCACATCACCCTCAAGTTTGATGTAAAGCAATGGGCGCTGTGGGCCGAAAAAAACGAGGTAGATGCCCGCGGTATCAACTTTGTCCTGACCTACCCCGAGATTGTCAGCGGAGAACGCACCACTCCCCGCACCTTGGTACAGTTTTGTGAACACATCCAGCCCATCTCCGACTTGGCCAAGCAAATCAGTTTGGTCAAAATGTTGGCCGATGCCTGCCTAGATAGCGCCACCGTAACGGCCTTCTTGGCCTTTGTCAATAATCAGCTCAACCAGCTCCTCTCCCCAGAGCAAATCCTCTACAGCAAAAATTTTGATAAAGAAGTACTGGAACACCTCCAAACCCTGACGAATCAAGACACCCAACGGGTCGATATTCTCTCTACCATCACAACGCGACTGGTAAACCATCTCTTACTCAATGAGCAAAAGAAAATCGCCACCACAGCCCTAGAAAACCTCAAAAAATACTTGAAAATGAGCTTCTTGCCCAATGATATGCGCTTCCTCGCTGTCCGTGATTTGGTCAACTCCAACAACAGTGCCGTCCAGAATATTGCCACCGACCCAGAGTTGAGCAAAGTTTTGCTCTCAGGAGCGATATAA
- a CDS encoding Fur family transcriptional regulator, protein MAVQIKHLLKQYDLRHTSCRADTLKAFLGSPFALSNADIEQAVGKEYDRVTVYRTLKTFLEKGVIHKVLDDSSTLKYALCAHTCNEASHNHEHVHFKCEACGNTTCLENVQIPALKLPQGYQVHETNLLIQGQCPNCR, encoded by the coding sequence ATGGCAGTACAAATCAAACATTTGCTCAAACAATATGACCTGAGGCATACCAGTTGTCGTGCGGATACGCTCAAGGCTTTCTTGGGTAGCCCCTTTGCGCTCTCCAATGCCGACATAGAGCAGGCCGTCGGCAAAGAATATGATAGGGTTACGGTATACCGAACCCTGAAAACATTTTTAGAAAAAGGGGTTATCCACAAAGTGCTCGACGATAGCAGTACCCTCAAGTATGCGCTATGCGCACATACTTGTAATGAAGCCTCTCACAACCACGAACACGTACACTTTAAGTGTGAGGCCTGTGGCAACACTACTTGTTTGGAGAACGTACAGATTCCTGCGTTGAAGTTGCCTCAAGGCTACCAAGTCCACGAAACCAATTTGCTTATCCAAGGGCAGTGCCCGAATTGTCGATAA
- a CDS encoding carotenoid biosynthesis protein — MTRLIALFSPKNPALGQQQYLVPLLVAMHIAGVLGLYHPVSRPLFQLLVPFNLLASAGFLIWLHPHHNPAFWFFVGFSAIVGFLAEVAGVHTQAIFGTYWYGAALGPKLWEVPLMIGVNWFMLSYAAGTIISLLWEGFWWLKALVAAALMVALDILIEPVAIRQDFWYWADGHIPSQNFVGWYCVSVIILAVFFGLRVVRPQEQGYNPLALWLFLLQGMFFAALNLLYWLGGA; from the coding sequence ATGACACGCCTCATTGCTTTGTTTTCTCCCAAAAACCCTGCTTTAGGGCAGCAGCAGTACCTTGTGCCCTTGTTGGTTGCTATGCACATTGCCGGGGTTTTGGGCTTGTATCATCCGGTATCAAGGCCGCTTTTCCAGCTCTTAGTTCCCTTCAATCTTTTGGCCAGCGCCGGCTTTTTGATTTGGCTACACCCACACCACAACCCTGCGTTTTGGTTTTTTGTAGGCTTTTCGGCTATTGTAGGCTTTTTGGCAGAGGTAGCCGGTGTTCATACTCAAGCTATTTTCGGCACTTACTGGTATGGCGCAGCGCTTGGCCCCAAGCTCTGGGAAGTCCCACTGATGATAGGGGTCAATTGGTTTATGCTTAGCTATGCTGCCGGCACTATTATCAGCTTGTTGTGGGAAGGCTTTTGGTGGCTCAAGGCCTTGGTTGCCGCCGCCCTGATGGTCGCCCTAGATATTTTGATAGAGCCTGTGGCCATACGACAAGATTTCTGGTATTGGGCTGATGGCCACATTCCCTCACAGAATTTTGTAGGCTGGTATTGCGTGTCAGTGATTATCTTAGCCGTATTTTTTGGGTTGCGTGTCGTTCGTCCACAAGAGCAGGGTTACAATCCCTTGGCCTTATGGTTGTTTTTGTTGCAAGGAATGTTTTTTGCCGCGCTCAATCTTTTGTATTGGCTGGGCGGGGCATAG